One bacterium genomic window carries:
- a CDS encoding nucleotidyltransferase domain-containing protein, producing the protein MPQKRLRIKNKKELLAIELFVNHVKKSLGDNISFIKLFGSKARGTADKDSDIDILIVTKDYSNADFDTP; encoded by the coding sequence TTGCCACAAAAAAGACTCCGCATAAAGAATAAAAAGGAATTATTAGCTATAGAGCTTTTTGTTAACCATGTTAAAAAATCTCTTGGAGATAATATCTCCTTCATAAAATTGTTTGGGTCAAAGGCAAGAGGAACTGCAGATAAAGATTCTGATATTGATATTTTAATAGTGACCAAAGATTATTCAAACGCTGATTTCGACACTCCTTAA